A single region of the Oleispira antarctica RB-8 genome encodes:
- a CDS encoding Lambda repressor-like protein — MYQSQLATALNCSKDHISRVERGKNEYTLSQIKKLEQLTGVSIEHMLEIESPAKASWIREYSSLSAKQRDIFDNLAKQALKLAQ, encoded by the coding sequence ATGTATCAATCACAACTTGCAACCGCTCTAAACTGCTCAAAAGATCATATAAGCCGTGTTGAACGCGGCAAAAATGAATACACCCTAAGCCAGATCAAAAAACTTGAACAATTAACCGGCGTTTCAATTGAGCACATGCTAGAAATTGAGTCACCTGCTAAAGCATCTTGGATTCGTGAGTACTCATCACTCAGCGCTAAACAACGTGATATTTTTGATAACTTAGCAAAACAAGCTTTAAAACTGGCACAGTAG
- a CDS encoding putative carbon storage family regulator, whose product MLILTRRVGEALVIGDDLRIVVDSIGLGDVRFTVIDISKIGNGGEWAAYSDFGECYILNKELKINFLSVKGSQVKIGIDAPKSISVHREEIYKKIQAEKPERITLSKRGLEMMG is encoded by the coding sequence ATGTTAATTTTAACTCGTAGAGTCGGTGAAGCCTTGGTGATCGGTGATGATTTAAGAATAGTGGTCGATTCGATAGGTTTAGGTGACGTCAGATTTACAGTAATTGATATTTCAAAGATTGGTAATGGTGGCGAATGGGCTGCTTATTCTGATTTTGGTGAGTGCTATATATTAAACAAAGAACTTAAAATTAATTTTCTTAGCGTGAAAGGCAGTCAAGTGAAGATCGGCATTGATGCACCTAAATCAATTTCAGTTCACCGTGAAGAAATTTATAAAAAGATTCAGGCCGAAAAACCAGAACGAATCACGCTTTCAAAGCGTGGCTTGGAAATGATGGGTTAA
- a CDS encoding Bacteriophage replication gene A family protein codes for MAVIENLAEYALVSAPKAKYPDFWLGEAKKLANRCNKYYSTALVNEWQRVAKNKSLKDANIRLKKLQESFKFGDFVITDTQDEAVSDYANTLSIKCITILANYMQFGDEEKAVQHIQNVCDRHELSEDLETVVKRGEFRGFALRLQDAKWWRGKIKRFSARRIEKISRELGFINKARSMYCSEVGKREHKRSKQLGFEHMENVVLENNVGDQYTLADLAELSNSNPAIRRAELMVRIAGFEQYAKERQFNAWFFTITCPSKYHSHHLSGHRNKKFQGSGQKEAQDYLCKLWAKFRSKAKRITKDKDEEWEFFGFRVAEPHHDATPHWHLLLFINPRHESEVRSFLRKYAMEEDGNERGAYKARFDETKIKQGLNEATGKEYSAAGYIAKYVAKNIDGEHVDVDTYGEDARASAQSIVGWSSRNGLRQFQQVGGPKVSQWRELRRLANISEEDEAEMSPLLKSAIDKLESFEHAADAWCWYCRFSDQHGLSLYKIAKTVDDIIESVDTETGEVFPLTLQKPSVNYYGEFIDQIKGIDLSLNFLPEGFPYPVEDNQSNHIRQKTRFYDWTIINATKAEAAEVRATNVAKKLAMNEAKLGEAVAVADDLLTALVVAAPESFDLDLESLDFKALCAPWTGVNNCTGSVEGFGQKPEAQQQQTLFDLNRP; via the coding sequence ATGGCTGTTATAGAAAATCTTGCTGAATACGCATTAGTCAGCGCACCAAAAGCAAAATATCCTGATTTCTGGCTGGGTGAGGCTAAGAAGCTTGCTAATCGTTGTAATAAATATTATTCAACAGCGCTTGTGAATGAATGGCAGCGTGTTGCTAAAAATAAAAGTCTTAAGGATGCCAATATTCGTTTAAAGAAACTTCAAGAAAGTTTTAAGTTTGGTGACTTCGTAATTACTGATACTCAAGACGAAGCCGTTTCTGATTATGCCAATACGCTTTCAATTAAGTGCATTACCATTTTAGCTAATTACATGCAATTTGGTGATGAAGAAAAAGCCGTTCAGCACATTCAAAACGTATGTGATCGCCATGAGTTATCAGAAGATTTAGAAACCGTGGTGAAGCGCGGTGAATTTCGCGGCTTTGCATTACGCTTGCAAGACGCTAAATGGTGGCGCGGTAAAATCAAACGTTTTTCGGCCCGCCGTATCGAAAAGATTTCACGCGAACTGGGTTTTATTAATAAAGCCCGTTCAATGTATTGTTCAGAAGTTGGCAAACGTGAGCACAAGCGTTCAAAGCAATTAGGTTTTGAACACATGGAAAACGTGGTTTTAGAAAACAACGTTGGTGATCAATATACCCTTGCTGATCTTGCAGAATTGAGTAATTCAAACCCTGCTATTCGTAGAGCTGAATTGATGGTGAGAATCGCAGGCTTTGAGCAGTACGCAAAAGAACGCCAATTTAATGCTTGGTTTTTCACAATTACTTGTCCATCAAAATACCACTCTCATCACTTGAGCGGTCATAGAAATAAAAAGTTTCAGGGCTCTGGTCAAAAAGAAGCACAAGATTATCTTTGCAAACTTTGGGCAAAATTTCGTTCTAAAGCTAAGCGCATTACAAAAGACAAAGACGAAGAGTGGGAGTTTTTCGGCTTTCGTGTTGCAGAGCCTCATCATGATGCTACACCGCATTGGCATCTTCTTTTATTTATAAACCCGCGTCATGAAAGTGAAGTGCGTTCTTTTTTGCGTAAATACGCAATGGAAGAAGACGGCAATGAGCGCGGCGCTTATAAAGCACGTTTTGATGAAACCAAAATCAAGCAGGGTTTGAACGAAGCCACAGGCAAGGAATATTCTGCGGCGGGTTATATCGCTAAATATGTTGCTAAAAACATTGATGGTGAGCATGTCGATGTTGATACCTATGGCGAGGATGCCAGGGCAAGCGCGCAAAGTATTGTCGGTTGGTCGTCACGTAATGGCTTGCGTCAATTTCAGCAAGTAGGCGGGCCAAAGGTTAGCCAATGGCGCGAGCTTAGAAGACTAGCGAATATTTCAGAAGAAGACGAAGCGGAAATGAGCCCTCTTTTAAAATCGGCCATCGATAAGTTAGAAAGCTTTGAACATGCAGCAGATGCTTGGTGCTGGTATTGCCGTTTTTCTGATCAACATGGTTTGTCACTTTATAAAATCGCTAAAACGGTTGATGACATTATTGAATCAGTTGATACCGAAACGGGCGAAGTGTTCCCACTAACCCTGCAAAAACCAAGTGTGAATTATTACGGCGAATTTATAGATCAAATAAAAGGCATTGATTTAAGCCTTAACTTTTTGCCCGAAGGTTTTCCGTATCCGGTTGAAGATAATCAGTCTAACCACATTCGTCAGAAAACCCGCTTCTACGATTGGACCATTATTAACGCCACGAAAGCCGAAGCGGCAGAAGTGCGCGCAACTAACGTTGCTAAGAAGCTGGCAATGAATGAAGCAAAGCTTGGAGAAGCGGTTGCGGTTGCTGATGACTTGCTAACGGCTTTGGTGGTTGCTGCTCCTGAATCTTTTGATCTTGATCTTGAGTCTCTTGATTTTAAAGCGCTTTGCGCGCCTTGGACTGGTGTCAATAACTGTACTGGGTCGGTTGAAGGCTTCGGACAGAAACCCGAAGCCCAGCAACAACAAACTCTTTTTGATTTGAATAGGCCGTAA
- a CDS encoding probable DNA (cytosine-5-)-methyltransferase encodes MIDVKSYFCGAGLMDVGLIQAGVNIKQSFEIDKNAVKTYKANIGDHVKHCDISQELVLTQDGCDVMVFTYPCTKYSSIADIHQTRTGDELFLHALRHVAIERPEVYSIENVPGMKAFPIVMEAMTKMPDYYVQVFCPIQSELWLPQRRNRLIIFGSKKRFAIRPPENTRAISLAEILEKEPNVTLPKAIAARMGGKYRDLPIISDPAKGDIAPTCVAHYAKDKSTRLVVDKRFPLGVRPYSVREFARLQGLPDSFVFPVSDSSAYKQIGNGVSVQVGEWLGKEIKRYFH; translated from the coding sequence ATGATCGATGTTAAAAGCTATTTTTGTGGTGCTGGTTTGATGGACGTTGGTTTGATACAAGCTGGCGTTAATATCAAACAATCTTTTGAAATCGATAAGAACGCTGTAAAAACTTACAAAGCAAATATTGGTGATCATGTTAAGCATTGTGATATTTCACAAGAATTAGTACTTACACAAGATGGCTGTGATGTGATGGTTTTTACATACCCTTGCACTAAATACAGTTCAATAGCTGATATTCATCAAACAAGAACGGGTGATGAATTGTTTCTTCATGCGTTGCGCCATGTTGCCATTGAGCGGCCAGAAGTGTATTCCATTGAAAATGTACCAGGTATGAAAGCGTTTCCAATAGTCATGGAAGCAATGACGAAAATGCCTGATTACTATGTGCAAGTATTTTGCCCTATTCAATCTGAATTGTGGTTACCGCAAAGAAGAAACCGTTTGATTATTTTTGGTAGCAAAAAACGCTTTGCCATACGTCCACCTGAAAACACACGGGCTATTTCATTGGCTGAAATATTAGAAAAAGAACCTAATGTGACATTACCAAAAGCAATTGCCGCGCGTATGGGTGGAAAATATAGAGACTTGCCAATTATTAGTGATCCGGCCAAAGGTGATATTGCTCCAACGTGTGTTGCTCATTACGCAAAAGATAAAAGCACGCGCTTAGTTGTTGATAAGCGTTTCCCGTTAGGGGTTCGGCCTTATTCAGTTAGAGAGTTCGCCCGTCTTCAAGGCTTGCCGGATTCTTTTGTTTTTCCTGTTTCTGATAGTTCAGCATATAAACAAATTGGAAACGGTGTTTCTGTTCAGGTCGGTGAATGGCTTGGAAAAGAAATAAAAAGATATTTTCATTAA
- a CDS encoding phage-related protein, with amino-acid sequence MNAAQNVVPIFQMNENLAAEAGISEFVVNGGAYNCTILKAKFIKAKSTGSDGLEISVITDSELKANYLNIYFRKNNGESIKSGEAMLSGIMYLTGIPALTSTQQNGEFFALELEGQNLGLFLQKSFYKKTGGGEGANFDIAMPFQTGSLLTPEEAMQGKAAETIKKMIADYRDK; translated from the coding sequence ATGAACGCAGCACAAAACGTGGTACCAATTTTCCAAATGAATGAAAACTTGGCTGCAGAAGCGGGCATTTCTGAATTTGTAGTCAATGGCGGCGCGTATAACTGCACGATCCTAAAGGCCAAGTTCATTAAAGCTAAATCCACAGGCAGTGACGGTTTAGAAATTAGCGTGATTACTGATAGCGAATTGAAAGCCAATTACCTAAATATCTATTTCCGTAAAAATAATGGCGAATCGATTAAATCGGGTGAAGCCATGCTTTCGGGTATTATGTATTTAACCGGTATTCCTGCGTTAACTTCAACGCAGCAAAACGGCGAATTTTTCGCGCTTGAATTAGAAGGTCAGAATCTTGGTTTATTCTTGCAAAAGTCGTTTTATAAAAAAACAGGGGGCGGTGAAGGCGCCAACTTTGATATTGCCATGCCGTTTCAAACGGGCAGCTTGTTAACACCAGAAGAAGCCATGCAAGGCAAGGCTGCCGAAACAATTAAAAAAATGATCGCTGATTACCGCGATAAATAG